In Lotus japonicus ecotype B-129 chromosome 5, LjGifu_v1.2, one genomic interval encodes:
- the LOC130719226 gene encoding uncharacterized protein LOC130719226 — MLLELTVPASSIPDGWMGLDIGPDSIKTFGEALDKTQTVIWNGPMGVFEFDKFAVGTEAYRLVLLVDAAVVITRIPSQEEPVQLLISRSMDVPENRRWMDNRLDCDRHVTAEFIIGINDFIKYACEQDQFVAGGQKIRCPCKKCKCMRFQETDSVKVHLCMKGFMTNYYHWTNHGEPIPQMPPMVDDHSYYGNSGPREMYNTYEQLVMDAAGPVVGNYLEQEDMMTEDPNPEASQFFNLLNAANSSLWDGCDKYYMLSASLKALSLKADYGLSEGCFNEWVQFMGDAMPDGNCMPKNLYHAKKSVVELGLACVKIECCPGGCMLYYQEDEMLQSCKFCKEKRYKEVKKQGKVKLVPLKNMWYFPLVPRLQRLYSSTQTASQMRWHHEHHREPDILSHPSDAEAWIHFDKVKENLSFAKEP, encoded by the exons GAAGCATTGGACAAGACTCAGACCGTCATTTGGAATGGACCAATGGGTGTGTTTGAGTTTGATAAGTTTGCAGTAGGAACAGAG GCTTACCGGTTAGTTCTTCTTGTAGATGCTGCTGTTGTCATAACCAGAATACCAAGCCAAGAGGAACCAGTACAGCTTTTAATATCAAG AAGCATGGACGTGCCTGAAAATAGGAGATGGATGGATAATAGATTGGATTGTGATAGGCATGTGACTGCAGAATTCATTATAGGAATTAATGATTTTATTAAGTATGCTTGTGAACAAGATCAATTTGTTGCTGGAGGTCAGAAAATCAGGTGCCCTTGTAAGAAATGCAAGTGCATGAGATTTCAAGAAACAGACTCGGTGAAAGTCCATCTATGTATGAAAGGTTTCATGACTAATTATTACCATTGGACAAATCATGGAGAACCTATTCCTCAAATGCCCCCAATGGTTGATGATCACTCTTACTACGGTAATAGTGGGCCAAGGGAAATGTATAATACTTATGAGCAGTTGGTGATGGATGCTGCTGGACCAGTAGTTGGTAACTATCTTGAGCAAGAGGACATGATGACCGAAGATCCTAACCCTGAAGCATCTCAATTCTTTAATTTGCTGAACGCTGCAAATTCTTCTCTGTGGGATGGTTGTGATAAATATTATATGCTGTCAGCTTCTCTAAAAGCCCTAAGTTTGAAGGCAGACTATGGTTTATCTGAGGGGTGCTTTAATGAATGGGTGCAATTTATGGGTGATGCAATGCCCGATGGTAATTGTATGCCTAAAAATTTATACCATGCGAAGAAATCAGTTGTTGAACTAGGGCTAGCATGTGTGAAGATTGAATGTTGTCCGGGGGGTTGTATGTTGTATTATCAAGAAGATGAGATGCTGCAAAGTTGTAAGTTTTGTAAGGAGAAGCGATATAAAGAGGTAAAGAAACAAGGTAAGGTAAAGTTGGTGCCGCTGAAAAATATGTGGTACTTCCCGCTTGTTCCAAGGCTACAACGATTGTATTCTTCAACACAAACAGCTAGTCAAATGAGATGGCATCATGAGCATCACAGGGAGCCAGATATCTTGTCTCATCCATCAGATGCAGAAGCTTGGATTCACTTTGATAAAGTCAAGGAGAACCTTTCTTTTGCTAAGGAACCCTGA
- the LOC130719227 gene encoding uncharacterized protein LOC130719227 — protein sequence MCMKREFMFLTIIIPGPSAPKKSIDVYLRPLIDELKMLWEDGVMTYDVSLKQNFLMKAAVMWTINDFPAYGMLSGWMTMGKLACPVCMERSKAFSLAYSRKVSWFDCHRRFLPEDHEYRTCKKKFTKGKGETSTTPRRLTGEEVWERVRHLPSVEESKEDHSQGYGVEHHWTKRSIFWELPYWKTLLLPHNIDVMHTERNVFLNILYTVMDTKGKTKDTFKSRKDLEEYCMRGGLEVQQTENGNFLKPKAQYALTKQQRLSVCEWVSDLKLPDGYVSNLARCVDRSEAKLSGMKSHDCHREITSSLLMESKLHIMEENIPIILCKLEQIFPPSFFDSMEHLPIHLAYEARVRGPVQYRWMYPFERFIRTLKQKVTNKAHVEGSIAKAYLLEEMSTFASYYYPSDVPSRRTRVPRNDGEGSSENPPLSIFNHPGRSYGKCITSTLNDKEMEAGHLYILLNCPEVVPYINIYSDLLRELDLEINDEDLDKQISMRFPTWLKSYVLDSRNQIDDVLLKSLAWGPLKNVKKWRNYIINGYKFVTKSQNEGMSTTDYGVCVRCGENDSVDNDYYGMLIDIVELEYTGSPTKKVVLFQCDWRYPSYDPFILAQQAEQVHFSSYPEGQQSWLAVIKTKARNAIQFLGKNKPDDAYQDDDVQEMPTMVANDDLEEILVGIADEGEELPWNQMDLKDLEEDEEEIEYSTSSEEEEELIEEDGNSDSNME from the exons ATGTGTATGAAAAGAGAGTTCATGTTCCTAACCATTATAATTCCTGGGCCTTCTGCTCCAAAAAAAAGTATTGATGTGTATTTGCGCCCCCTTATAGATGAACTGAAAATGTTGTGGGAGGATGGAGTTATGACTTATGATGTCTCCTTGAAGCAAAACTTTTTGATGAAGGCGGCTGTGATGTGGACAATCAATGACTTTCCTGCGTATGGTATGTTAAGTGGTTGGATGACAATGGGAAAACTtgcttgcccggtttgtatggAGCGCTCTAAGGCATTTTCTCTTGCATATAGTCGGAAGGTCTCTTGGTTTGACTGTCATCGCCGATTTTTACCAGAAGATCATGAATACAGGACATGTAAGAAGAAATTTACAAAAGGTAAAGGTGAGACCTCAACTACTCCACGAAGGTTGACGGGTGAAGAAGTGTGGGAAAGAGTTAGACATTTACCGAGTGTGGAGGAATCAAAGGAAGATCATTCACAAGGATATGGGGTAGAGCATCATTGGACTAAACGAAGTATATTTTGGGAATTGCCATATTGGAAAACTCTTCTACTCCCACATAATATTGATGTAATGCACACTGAAAGAAATGTTTTTCTCAATATTTTGTACACTGTAATGGACACCAAAGGGAAAACAAAGGATACCTTCAAGTCTAGGAAGGACTTGGAAGAATATTGTATGCGTGGAGGTTTAGAAGTACAACAAACTGAGAATGGCAACTTTTTGAAACCAAAGGCACAATATGCATTAACCAAACAACAAAGACTAAGTGTTTGTGAATGGGTTTCAGATCTTAAGCTTCCAGATGGTTATGTTTCCAATTTGGCCAGATGTGTTGATAGGAGTGAAGCAAAGTTGTCTGGCATGAAGAGTCACGATTGCCAT AGAGAAATTACTTCATCATTGTTGATGGAAAGTAAATTGCACATTATGGAGGAAAACATTCCAATAATTCTGTGCAAATTAGAGCAAATATTTCCCCCAAGTTTCTTTGACTCAATGGAACACCTCCCAATTCATTTGGCATATGAAGCAAGAGTCAGAGGTCCTGTCCAGTACAGATGGATGTATCCGTTTGAGAG GTTTATACGAACATTAAAACAAAAGGTAACAAACAAGGCTCATGTAGAAGGCTCAATTGCCAAAGCGTATTTGCTGGAAGAGATGTCTACATTTGCTTCATATTATTATCCTTCTGATGTTCCATCAAGGAGAACAAGGGTGCCACGGAATGATGGAGAAGGCTCATCTGAGAATCCGCCATTGTCTATTTTTAATCATCCAGGTCGTAGTTATGGAAAATGCATCACATCTACCTTGAATGATAAGGAAATGGAAGCTGgacatttgtatattttgttGAATTGTCCTGAGGTGGTACCTTACATCAA CATATACTCAGATCTTCTACGAGAACTAGATCTAGAGATAAATGATGAAGACTTGGACAAACAAATTTCCATGAGGTTTCCTACTTGGTTGAAATCATAT GTGCTTGACTCAAGAAATCAAATTGATGATGTGCTTTTGAAGAGTTTGGCATGGGGTCCTCTTAAAAATGTCAAGAAGTGGcgtaattatattattaatggATACAAGTTTGTCACAAAATCACAAAATGAAGGAATGAGTACGACAGATTATGGTGTATGTGTTAGATGTGGGGAAAATGATTCAGTGGACAATGATTATTATGGGATGTTAATTGACATTGTTGAGTTGGAGTACACTGGTAGCCCTACTAAGAAGGTGGTTTTATTTCAGTGTGATTG GAGATACCCAAGTTATGATCCATTCATACTAGCTCAACAAGCAGAGCAAGTGCATTTTTCATCCTATCCTGAAGGGCAACAAAGCTGGCTAGCTGTTATAAAAACCAAGGCGCGTAATGCCATTCAATTTTTGGGGAAAAATAAACCTGATGATGCTTATCAAGATGATGATGTACAAGAAATGCCCACAATGGTTGCAAATGACGATCTTGAGgaaattcttgttggcatagcTGATGAAGGAGAAGAATTACCATGGAACCAAATGGATTTGAAAGAtttagaagaagatgaagaagaaattgaatACTCAACAAGtagtgaagaagaggaagaacttATAGAAGAAGATGGGAATTCCGACTCTAACATGGAGTAG